Genomic window (Drosophila albomicans strain 15112-1751.03 chromosome X, ASM965048v2, whole genome shotgun sequence):
gtatattaaatttcggaATTATTTaagttctttatttattaagttctTAAAAGTTTGCATAAGTTTCTCCAATTTTATcactattaaaaatatgagctGAAATTATCTACTCAATTCTTCTTCGATTATACAGGGAATCAGCTCGTTTAGCAGTCTGGTTTAGTCGCTGCCTAATGGCTTGACTCAGCGAATGCTGCAGGGTcgcaattataattaatttcttgCACCTCGGGCGCCCAATATGGGGCGCCTAAAAATCAGCATATAAAATTAGAGAATTGGATATACTCGTTGTGGGTAAATCACAAAGTTTATTCTCTTTTTGCGTGATAACTAATTAAGAATTATTggaaaaattcaacaatttctGGGACTTTTAAATGAATAGTAAAACTGTgaaatatatagtaatatcgttttatttatattgaaagtgaaagtttttgtaatttttagaaaattgtGTGAGTGTTTCAAGGGAATATTATGAAAGTACAAACAGCGAATAGAttgtttaatattcaaaaGCAGCCTAgcaattttaaagaaatttcatatattatccTGCTTTCAATATATGCTTGTTCTGTAGATCAAATTTAAACTCTTTTGACTTATCAATGCGCCCAAAGTGGGGCTTCTTTGCGTACAATCGATTCCGGCCTATTCGAGATAAGCATAGCGAGGCATGTAGAAAACTTTCGATGTTTGGGCTTAATGTGTTTCCCAGCCGCTCGATGGTTTTTGCGCATAGATTAGCGAATATGACAAAGCGACACATGCCGCAGCCCAAACAAAGAAGCtcgaaaaaagaaagacacTGACGATCGGGTCGAGAGCTATTTTAGCCCTTTGACCAAAAAACTTTCTTCCGCTTTATGTGGCCACAGCACTTTTTTGGGGTTATTAATTGACCATTGACCCCggcatataccaaaaaaaaaaaacgatcgAAGCGATCGATCGATCGGGCCGAAAGGCTGAAAGTGTGGTTGGCGAAAACGAGTTCTTACAaagaaattatgaatatttatctCTGTGCACATTCTATGCGTGTAGAGTGAATCGTTCACTCTGACTTGACTGTTTGTTGGCCTGATGAATAATTCAGATCGCAGcgtttttctactttttttttttttttttgtgcttttttggCAATTAGCTGTGGGTCAATAGGTCCAACGGCGGCGAGCTAATAtaagtggcagccacagcagcttCGGTTCAGTTTAGTTTTCAGTTAAGACGAGATGAGGCAACGCTGCTTCTTAACGCTATTTGTGGCCAGCATTGTGTGGCTGGCATTGGCCAACAGTGCCGCAGGCGAGACAAGGATCGAGGTGGACGAGAATGGCGATGAATACGAACTTAAGCGTTTCTACATCCAGGGACGCCAACTGAGCGGCACCGGCAGCAAATCCCAATGCGTGGTGACGCGTCGGAAGCGCGCCAGTCGATCCATGGCATTGCCTGCTGCTGGCGTGAGTGTCAGCTCGCAGTCGTTGAGCTTGAGTGGTGCTCTGCCAAATGGAGCTCCCGAGCATCGGGAGGTCGTAACGGACAACAGTGGAAAGCGTCGCTATGTCGCATTGACTGCGTTGCAACTTGAGAATGCCGAGGACGATGACGAGGAAgaggatgatgacgatgatgaggaaCAGGATGATGAGGAGGAGACCCAGCATGATgatgaagaggaggaggaggacgagGAAGATGTCCAGCAGCTACCACAAATTGTGCCAGTCAAGGTGGTTGAACAGTCGCCCCCACAAACGAATCTGTTGGCTGCCACCTTTGCTCTGCCCGCCACCTCGCAACCGAATGCTGCCCACTTGCCACAAGGCGTCAGCGTCGTGGCCAATGCAGCGACGCATGCCAATGTTGGCGGCGATGCGGGCATTGTGGTCATTGAATCCGAGCAGCCACCCAAGGTTAATCCCAGCACACACGCGGTGTTCGAGCTGAAGCCCCTGAAGCAACAGTTGGCCCCACCACAGCCCCTTGAGCTCCAGTATTGGCCACAGGATATGCGTGAATTTGTGAACGATGCCGAAgctgatgacgatgatgatgatgaggacgaTGAGCTGTTCTACTATGGACCGGGTTACTATGATGAGTACGATCATTTTGTCACCGAGGACAGTCCGGTGAGCACCTCGGCCATTTGGAGCACCGATAATAGCGATATTCACCCGGTGATCAATGAGGTTAATCAGCATGTGGATGAAGACAagaagaaacagaagcagaagcgcAGAAAACCCAGCCAGGAGTCCACGGGAGTGAAGCGCaagtcgcagcagcagaagaagaagcgtcCCATTCAGCAGCTCGATGAAGAGCAACCCGTCAAGGAGACATCTCAGAAGCGtaagaaacaacagcagcagcagagcaacaGCGTCAGCAGCGGTGTCCGACGCAAGCCAAGCAAGAAGCCAGCTAGCTCCTCTGTCGGTTCTTCCTCCGGTTCAGCTTCCGCTGTGAGTGCCGCCTCCAGCTCCGATTCCGGAAGCTCTTCAGCCGTGTCCAACTCGAACAAGCGCAAGCGTCCATCGagcggcggcaacaacaagcgcAAGACGAGCACTAGTCAGCGCCAGAagccgaagaagaagaagtcaaAGAAGCCCAGACCCAGTAACGGTGTCTCCAACTCTAATCCGAACAAGCGCAGACGTCCCAGCGGCTCCTcttcctcatcctcatcctcagcCGCCATCGGTGGCTACAAGCGTCGTCGTCCCCAATCGGGAGCTGCATTGGGAGCTGGCGCAAATCTGACCCCGGcgcaacgtcgtcgtcgcaagcaacagcagcaggagaagcGTCGTCGCCAGGAGCtgcagcgtcgtcgtcgtcgtcgcaacAAGAATCGTCAGAATGGCGGTGGAAACCGTCGTCGCTATTACGGCGATGAGCCCATCATCAATTGCATCTACATCAACAAGGATCCACCAGCGACCACAACCACAGCGCGTCCCTTCTGGAACATCCTCGGACGTGATGCAGCCAATCCTGCCAAGCCAGCGTCAGCTGGATCATCAGCTGGAGTAGGAGGAGATGTTGCCGGTCCAGTTGCTGGCGACTTTGGACTTCGCAAGCGCACAAATCTGCGCTTTGTTGCCTAAGCGGGGAAACGAGAGAAAGTGACGGGGAGAAAGTGTGTGTCCCCATccacataatttatttatttattttgtttttttttttggaatttttttttcatatttattaattaatttatttgcgaGCAAActgagtttttgttttgtcgacCAAAGTTCGAATGGGAGGGAAAGTATTGATTATTTTGGAGTGAAGCTCATCTAAAATGTGCAACGCTTCCCCGCCCCCACTTCTCCCCTTGCCACGCGCAGGTGTGTAACTTGAATCCTCCCAATTCTCGGCTCAGCCTTGTGACGTGTCCACCCCGAAAAGGACAATGGAACAGGGTGGGGGGTTGGGTCACACACAGGATATATGCATGAGTGCGCGCACACAACAAtcaaagagacagagagtgagcgggaaagagtgagagagaaagcgagttTGTTTACGATTTCCgacgctagatggcgccatGGCTATTGAATCGCAAATGTCATCGGACAATGGACAAAAATGCGCTCGCTGCCTGACGCTGCGGCATTTCCGTTGAGCTCCATTCCTTTCTCCCAACCTTTTTATAGGTGTCCTTGCTATGCTATACAGTGCGTGCTAAAAGTGTGTGCACACACTTATTTTTGATTCATTCTCCATTCTGATGCTTCAGATTTCATTCATTGACAAAGATTTCGGtttatgaatatttcaaatattcgcatttgatttacatattttcggtatttatGCCAATTAGGGAGAAGAGTGAAAGTTTGGCTTGTTTGGGTTTTTTGAATATGAATCATCGCTCTTCTAGATTAAAGTTGATAACATACTGGTGGCCATCACTGTAGGCGAGactagtatatatatttacacacacacacacagttgtaGGTGGGTGTGAGTGTTTGAATCGATCGATATTCGtgtccagcagcagcagcagcagcagccaggcaGCTGTACATTTCGTGCTAGTTGCGGTTGGCAAAAGTATCTATAAgatactacacacacacacacacacacacacacactctctcctAGTTTGGGGCGTTTTTGGTTAGGCTTCCGCCCAAGGCAAAAGTTTCCGTTCtcgtgttttttgttgttatttttatttgttttgttcctGTCATTttcgacgttgttgttgcgcgctctgcaaataaaaagcgtGTGTGCGCACACAGGACAGAAAAGAGCAGAAAGCACCAAAGCGGGGTTAAAGGTGCTCTCAGATAACGGGAATGACATGGAATTGGAGCGTCATGACTGCATTATAGTATCAAGTGAAGCCCTAAAAATTCATTGCTTGAAATGCAGTTGTTTTCAGGGTGCTTCTTTTCTCCCTCTGCTACAGAAATACAagtaaaataacataaatccCGAAGGAATTGTAAAGAATTCAAAAGCACTTGAAGAAGTTTTGTCCAATGTTCCCCTATCACCAAATATCATAATTCTAACTCGTTGCCAttctttttttaacatttaaaaattactaagattattaatattttattgaaataacgaaTACATTTCATTGCAATGCGATGAGACAGAGCTTCTAAGGACATTAggcaaaatattcaaatttgctGGCAATTATGTTAGGTACAATTTCTATGAAATGTATAACTCATATTTACAATCTCTTCTTGATATCCTTTCTTATACGTATATCGAAACTATTAATGTTGTTTAATCTCTATTTAAATATCCTTTCTTAAAAGACTATCAAgactatttatatttgttcaACTTCTTTTCCAAGCTTGGGTAcataacatttaacatttaataattactAAAATTTGCTGGCTTACTTGTTAGCTACAATTTCTATGAAATGTGTAACTCATATTTACAATCTCTAATTGATATCTTTTCTTATGAGTTTATCGAAACTATTAATTTTGTTCAACTCCTTTTCCTGAGCTTTAATCGAACCTATTTCCCAACTTTGGGTACTTTATCATATTACACTTGCGGAATAATTTATATCTCATGCAGTCTCATTATCTTAACTATAGCGCATGGGGCGGGCAATTGTGTAAACAATTTCGAGGTTATGTTACAATTATTTGAGGTTAGTTTAGGCTTTCTCACGCTTGCTTTCTCGGGGGTGTGCAGTCATCGAATAGGGATAACAGGGAGGGGGGGTTTGAGTCATTGATATCGTGCGATGATTGTTACTTTTGCTATTGGCACGCTTTTTTATGGcgtgtatttttttgttgtcgttgtcgttgcttttttgtaaatattgacGCGACTGCGAACGCTCTTTTGCGGTATTTGTTTGCTGGAACACGAGTGGGGAGAAGGTCCTGTGAGAAGGttctgagactgagactgtgaCTGTCAGGGCGAAGAGCTAACTGTATGCTGCCGCTTAATGCGACTAGTTTGTTGTTAGTTTATGGCTTTGTTTGGCTACTTGGCTACGTCTTGCTACTTTATGTAATTAATAACTGAAAGAGGTCCTTGCACTTCGGGTAGCAAAGCGAAACAGGAGCTGTAGGAATTGTAAAGAATTGAGCTGTTCGAGCCGGCGGGGATCGCAGCTGCAgcaaggagcagcagcagcagcagcaccgcAAGCAGGTCATTGGCCACATGAAACTGGTcctaatttgtttttgcggTCACTCAGATGTGCCCCACTTTGTGTGGCACGAGCCAAAGACAGACGAGGCAAAGAATAATACGCAGAAAATacgctacagttgagtgtgctcgactgtgaaataccttcaaattgaaatacaaaattcatttgataTGTTGACGAATTTATTTAAGGCGAAACTAACATAAAACACAGAAGGAATAATGAAGTTCTTGAATTAAAAGAAGTTTTCATTCTTATGACAAAATGTTCTTTAagtataaaactaaaatacttAACATTCAGAACTTGAGAACATCTTATCTCTTCTGAAGATGAGtttaaagttataaaaaattttctttaaggCAAAACGAACAAAAGATTCaagtttttgaattaaaagaaGTTTTAATTTCCAcgacaaaatatacttttagaATGATTTTAATACGAGAATTTCAGTTaaatcattaatatttatcaGAAGAATTGGAATTAGgactttttgtttataaattaaaaatcttatcttATCTGAAGATGAGTCTAAAGTTATAAAGAATTTTCTTTAAGGCAAAACGAACAAAAGATTAAGTTCTTGAACTAAGAAAAGTTTTCATTCTTATAAgtatgattttaattttaaaacagttGCTAactaaaataagtatttttcaGAAAACTTGCACTAAGAAATTGAGaatctttcttatttttctgAAGATGAGTTTACAATTACAAAGAATTTTCTTTACTATTCAAGAATTTTCTTTACTATGCAGTTCAATGTTAAAGCTTTTAGCATCgatcttgatttaatatttcgtTCATGATTTTGGAACCTTTTCTTTTCGCTCTGTGTATCAAGAAGAGGAGAAAGCAATTGGAATTGTGGAGCAAACCGTTCGCTTCGACCGCGTTTCGACACACTCAGTTAGTCCCTACTGATTTATGGCAGCGTATTGATTAAGTATCGAGCTGCGACTCTTCAACTGCGAGTGCGCGTCTCTCGAGAGGTTCCTTGGCCCGTGCCCTGTGCCCCATTCCCCATTGCCCCTTCTCCCCTCTAGCTGCCTCAAGGTGTGAGCTCAACCCTCGCAGcgtattttgttgtgtgttttttttttgttatgccAGTTGCTGTCGACAGATTGCCCAAGGGTTCGATCCCTTTGGCAGTTTCAGTTGCCTCGGCAGATGTTTCACGAGCTGCTCCTtttttctctgtctgtctgtctgcctgtttttccttctcttcttcctcctcctcctcctcatacTCTTTGGCTTGCTCTCGTTCCTGCTGCTCTTGGCTTGTGCCTAGTTACGCAATGATTTGAGCAAAGTCAAGAGCAAACGCGTGGGCGTTgtcccaaaaaaaagaaagaatgaaagaaaaaaaggtgCGTCTATTTAGTCATAATTGGATGCGTAATTGGGCAACTGACGTCTGCGATGcctttttgtttgtctgtctgtctgtctgtcttatGATGATGACTGCAGTTGTAGATGTGCCTCACATTAAATGCACATCGTAAAGATCAAAAGGTGTGAAAAATCagcaatttaataaagtttgaATGAGCGACACCGTTAGGGATCAGCTGCCAGAAACTAATTAGCGGAaaaactgactgactgactaactaataaaatgcaaaaattgttaTACCCACTATCTGTAAGaaagaagggtattataaatttgtgcctgcaggaaatttatgtaataaggtatacatattcttgatcagcgtcaacagccgtcACGATATAGCCGGGTTTTAGTAGTTTTAACTTagaatctagtatattttgcattttttggtatattttttagtataatactacatcaatatactaaatatagactttggtatatacaatctgatatatttgacactcttcggtatattttgaatgcagtattgtgtataatatatcaaatatttggtttatttttagtactcttgtggtatattaatttggtatatattaaaattaatatcgcactaatttgcttttattcaaaattcgaGCACAcacgactgtagctttttgacttgttttatatttcaattgttaGCCAAGCATTTTTACGAAGTCCtttataaaattagtaaaGTTGCCTTAATGAATGTTTAATGATGAAacacaattaattttgtgctTCACGGATATCAACagttttatgcaaaatatctTACTGAATATTTGCagtattcaatataattactAGATTTAGCTGCAGATCAATTTAAGATCTAagattcttttgctttttgttgacTAACAGCGACAGCCTTTAAGGTTTCAACTGCATTAAGTTGCATCAATTCGATGCTTGTCTACCACGCGAGATTGACATTGATTAGTTagttagaaaataaaaagataatagtaataaaaagGTCGTCAATCTTTGGTGCAAAGATCAGCTGTTTAAACCTTGGAAGATCAAGGCGCAGCACAAGCCAAAGGAGCAGCTGCTTTTCTGGCGCTCCTCTCGGATGCTGGCAAAAGACAAGAGAGGCAGAGCCGCAAAACAACCGTCGTCAAGTTAATTataaagcagcaacagcggcagcaagaTGCAGACTAACCACTCAATGCTGTTGTCCTTGCCACGCGTTAACTTGGAGCCTCTCACGAGGCAAGCGGTGAAAGGAGGAGGAAACAAAACCAAAGATCAGGGAACTTGGTAAACGGGAATTGGGAATTGAGAATTGGGCACGAGCCAAGAGTGGATAAAATGCAGCTTGCAGCTTGCTGCAAATGGTCAACGGTAACACAACAGGTAACAGGCCTGCAACatgatgttgcagttgcccaAGATGTTGTTCATCACGAAGATGATGGAGCAGGggcagctacagcaacagcaacagcggcagcggcaagtGCCGACTGCAGACAACGGTTTAGGGGCAACTttagatgatgatgatgacgagaGTCGAGCGTTGAGCGTCGAGTAGAACAAAAGGGGCACGTGGCCCGtgtcttgttttatttacgaTACGATGCAAGGATGCAAAAGGACCTCGCTGAATGCAACATCCGCGCAGAAGGGACTGTCTGGCAGAAAGCAACTGCACCTGTTATAGCCCTATTAAATGGGGTCCAAAGTGAGCAACAGAGTGAGTAATGCAGTCTGCCGTGTCTTCTCCTCTCTGCACGCTGCACTCGCCACTAGGTTCATTGCACCGAGCATCAATGTAGAATGCCCCCGTTGCGACTATCGCTAAGATCAACAGGCTGTTGCTGCAGCGTCCGTTCTCTCTTGTAATTGTCCTGCGGGAATAGTGCGTGCTATTTTTAAGATCCTCTTGCAGATAATTTCGATCTCAAGGCTAACAAAGAATTACAGCATTTGTGCTTCGATGTCCTCCATAATTCTCCTGTAGCTCTTTCgcttttgaatattttgtcAGTCTATCAAAACGTTTTTCCTTATCGAAAAGCTGGAAAACTTTATTGTCTAGCCTAATTTGTAAGTTGCTTATAAGATTACTAACAAGTATCATACTTTACAAAgcttgtgtatttttttttaaatatgttacttttttctcgttttgAATAGAAATATCCTCAGTAAAAGTTTCCATAGAAATATcctaaatttgaatttcaaaattaaagcaTTACCATTTTGCAACTCAATGTTACTGAGGATAATTCTAAGGATATTTTTATTCTAACTAACTCTAACGATTTTTaaggaaaaatatttatgacttGCTCTCAAAACAATTCTGTACAATGTGTTCAGAGATAATTGTGATTGTTTTCCACTTCTTCGTTTAAGCCGCTATCCATAGCATCAATAACacattaataatataccatagcaGTTATTCAGTTTATTTAGATTGTTTAAATTAGCAAACAGCTTaacctaattatatattaaaaatttcacaTATTGATTATTATAACACAGTAGTAGATCAGGACTAGTTTTACAATACGTTTAGagtaatttttatatgtatatatacatcaCAGACAGATTAGGATATAAGCCCAGCTGACAGCCTTTTTTGACGCCGTTTGCCCTTGTAAGGTCGggtcattaaaataaatcttgctctgcaactgcaaaatatTTCCCATTTTTCGGAAGCTCTAAATCTCTTTCGATACCCTTTGGCCTCATAAACTATCGGGGTTTgcatattttctattaaatctCATCAAATAGTTGCAACCGCTTTTGATTCTTATTCtttgaaaatatgtttcaatttcaaatataagaTAAAGTCATTAGCTCAAGTTGGTTAATGGAGCTTCTTTCAGCAACAGCTGGACAATGTCTATGATTATCAATTAGAGCGTAGAGTCAACCGATGCTCTTCCCCCTGTATCTAGCTGCCgtctgttttttgtgtttctttttttagcCATGGCTCAAAGTGTCCCCATTGCGGCTCGAAGGCAACTGGAGACATGTGCATGACTGCTTAATCTAATTTAGCTGCAGTTCGGGGTTCGCTTTAATaggaatacaaaaaatacactcCATTGTAATAAAGGAAAAGAGCGGGAAACGTAAGAAAATAAGGGAAAACCTGCGGGACAGGATAgtccctctgtgtgtgtgtgtgcggagtGTAGAGAgcaattaaagaaaacaaagtcaAGAATGACAAAGAAgaagatgatgacgatgttgatgatgatgatgatgatgaagtcAAGGAACGGGTAGGAGAGAACAGTCAACCGCAGCGCCGGAAGTGCAGGTTACGCGACACACAGCTACCAGAGGGAGCGAAAAAAGAGAGGGAGTTTGCTAAGGAAATGTGTACACTGGGAGAAAAGAAGTGGAGAGACTTGGACTTACTGAAAAGGAGAGACGAGGAGAGACTTAAACTTCATGAAAGGGATTGAAGACAATAGACTTGAAAGAGATTTATAATGTAGTCAAGGATGATTTGAGATAGACTGACTGAAtagatatttcatttaaaaaaaaaactgtaggTTTGATTAGGAGCGGATATTTGAAACTGTATtggaataaatatttgcattcagATATTGGAAATTGTGAGGTCAggatatttaatattgtattacGAATGAAAAGTGAAGTCAGATATAAATTGTGGAGGTAGGAAATTTGATATTGTATGTGAAAGAAAAGTGGAGTCTGATATTagaaataacatttaaaattataagaaagtttataaaattaagCGGACTTCACATCAAGGACAAACTTAAACATTAGTTAGATTGATTGAAAAGggatatttacatattaaagaaactaaatatttaatgaactgaaaatgtttttatatgtactagtatgtatgtttttttgtgcAGTGTACAGGTACAACAAGGGCCTGGAAGTCGAAACAGGCATTTCGAGAAAGAAGCAGATGAAGAAGCGCTCATAAAGATAGTGAGAAAGAGCGGGAGTAAGGTAGAGGGAGTGAGGGAGAGTGAGTGCTGGAGGTTGCATCGGACAGTGcaagttgttcttgtttttgttgttgttgtggcatctTCGCGTGGCATCGACGAGTTGCATTTGTCTCGTCATTCGGTTCGCTTTGCGTTTCGCGCTTCGCTTGAGAGGGCACGTGCCCCTTTTGAGTGGTGCCCTCGATGAACCCACATGacattttttcttcttctgtctTCTGCTCTTCGCTCTTCTTTGGtcaatcgttgttgttgatctaCCCTGAAGCTGAAGCGTCAAGCGTCAGATGTTGTGACTCGGAGTCTTTGAACTCGGGGCTGCTGGGCTATGGGCATAGCGCATAGCACAATATCTTCCATGTAATCTGTCATCTAAAGGTAGCATAAAAGAGAGTAGGAGAGCGAGAAAGGTCAGGTGTCTGCTGCTTGGTGAAGTTAAGCAGCTTTACtggcaaaaaacgaaaagaaagaaagcccGAGAGCAGCGACCCTCTAATTTGGGGTGACCCTCGACAGCAACCCACATGAAGCTATCAAGATGACaagttgcacgttgcacgttgcataTTGTGTATTGCAAGTTGCAAGAGTCTTTTGCAGCTGGTCAATTTGTGGTGCTTCTTGACGAGTCGGTGTCGAACGCTTGAGTGATCCAGTTGATTCTAGTCCTGTGGGCATGCTTCTAATCTCTGGCTTGGTACGCGCCAAACGTCAGCTGGAACTGTCATAAAGAAACAAGGAAGAGTTAGACGTGTCCTGGCGTTCCTTCATTTAATAAGCCACAGGCCGTTACATGAGACGCAGCAGGCCATgtcagaaagagagagagagagagagagagagagagagagagctcgGACTCTTATCGCAGGCACAAGGCACAAGAAACAACTGTGACGGTTTTTGTCTTGGCGGTTTGTCTTCGCTTCGCTGAGCAAATGGCGGGAAAAATCCACGCAGCACCTTTTGACAGTCGGAGAAACGAACGAGCAGACTGACGATGGAGGCAACCTTTATGAGGCTCGCTTCTTATCAGCCAAGTAGTTAGTCGTTCGCTTGGTGTTTGGGAATACTACTCAGCGCACACTCATCACTTGGTATTCCCtattcagtattcagtattcagCACTCAATGCGGGTCTGCAAAGCTCCAACAAGATAAAGTTTGCTCTGGTTGCGTGGGAAAATCAAGACGCCCAATTGTGGGAAATTCCATATCGCGTTTGGGGATATAAAAGTTGCTAAAGTAATCAGCTCCTTAGTCAACCCTAGCGAAAGTTGAAATACAATACCGAATCGGGTATTGCAGTAAAAGTCTTTTGGGATCTTCTTCTTAGCTGAGCTTCTGAGTTAAGTTTGGCATTTactgatttcattttaaactcAACCGAACCAATACTCCAGTAAAAGTCTTTTGGGGTCTTATTCCTAGCTGAGCTTCTGCATTAAGTTGACTTTAACATAtactgattttattttaatcttaatCACTTTATTCctatcaatttatatttatacttcgggtttagtaaatatatttcccTTGTTTTGTTGaatgtatgcatttatttatatggtaTCTGTAGTAACTACTCATAACACATAATAAATCGTTTGTAATTTGCCTTTGATGTGCCAATGTGATGAGCCTCAGTCGAGATACTGAACCGAGTTTTTGGGATCTTATTCCTAGCAGAGGTTCTCAATTGATTTGAGCTCAACATtaactaatttcattttaatcttTAATGACTTTATCCctattaatttcacttttctaCTTCAggtatagtaaatattgttttctatttatgtAGTATCTGAAGTAAATACTCGTAACACATAATAAATCGTTTGTAATTTACCTTTGATCGTTGCGTTTTCGATgagctcaactcagctcagaCACCTTGAGATATTGTTATGTGATTTGGTAATCTGCTCATTGCGATTAcctcttactttttttttttttttttgctagtgcagctgcttctgcttcttctcctTTACTGTACTGCATTGCGCCTCTCTCTGCGCTTCTCACAACACGCTTCTCTTGTTCATGGCATGCACGTGATAAttgcgtttgcattttatgtgatttttg
Coding sequences:
- the LOC117565578 gene encoding nucleolar and coiled-body phosphoprotein 1, with protein sequence MRQRCFLTLFVASIVWLALANSAAGETRIEVDENGDEYELKRFYIQGRQLSGTGSKSQCVVTRRKRASRSMALPAAGVSVSSQSLSLSGALPNGAPEHREVVTDNSGKRRYVALTALQLENAEDDDEEEDDDDDEEQDDEEETQQSPPQTNLLAATFALPATSQPNAAHLPQGVSVVANAATHANVGGDAGIVVIESEQPPKVNPSTHAVFELKPLKQQLAPPQPLELQYWPQDMREFVNDAEADDDDDDEDDELFYYGPGYYDEYDHFVTEDSPVSTSAIWSTDNSDIHPVINEVNQHVDEDKKKQKQKRRKPSQESTGVKRKSQQQKKKRPIQQLDEEQPVKETSQKRKKQQQQQSNSVSSGVRRKPSKKPASSSVGSSSGSASAVSAASSSDSGSSSAVSNSNKRKRPSSGGNNKRKTSTSQRQKPKKKKSKKPRPSNGVSNSNPNKRRRPSGSSSSSSSSAAIGGYKRRRPQSGAALGAGANLTPAQRRRRKQQQQEKRRRQELQRRRRRRNKNRQNGGGNRRRYYGDEPIINCIYINKDPPATTTTARPFWNILGRDAANPAKPASAGSSAGVGGDVAGPVAGDFGLRKRTNLRFVA